A genomic region of Fundidesulfovibrio terrae contains the following coding sequences:
- a CDS encoding GDP-mannose 4,6-dehydratase produces the protein MKSALIIGITGQDGAYLAKLLADKGYTVAGTSRDAPMANTAGLAALGVADRVAIHSASLTDFRGLWQVIEKVDPDEVYNLAGQSSVGLSFEQPLETFESVAVATINILELLRLLGKPIRLYNACSSECFGNSPEPASEDTPFKPRSPYAVAKAASYWSVANYREAYGLYACSGILTNHESPLRPARFVTRKIVSTACRIAAGSGERLSLGNTGVVRDWGWAGEYVDAMWRMLQQDAPEDFLIATGKSYSLQDFTAQVFAELGLDHTEHVDVNSGLYRPTDILVSRADPSKARERLGWQATMAMPEVARAMVKAEREQTSPKENLA, from the coding sequence ATGAAATCCGCCCTCATCATCGGCATAACCGGCCAAGACGGCGCCTACCTGGCCAAGCTCCTCGCGGACAAGGGCTACACGGTGGCCGGGACCTCGCGCGACGCCCCCATGGCCAATACGGCGGGCCTCGCGGCCCTGGGCGTGGCGGACAGGGTGGCCATCCATTCGGCCTCGCTCACCGATTTCCGGGGGCTGTGGCAGGTCATCGAAAAGGTGGATCCGGACGAGGTCTACAACCTGGCCGGGCAGAGCTCCGTGGGGCTTTCCTTCGAGCAGCCCCTGGAGACCTTCGAGTCCGTGGCCGTGGCCACCATCAACATTCTGGAGCTCTTGCGCCTGCTCGGCAAGCCCATCAGGCTGTACAACGCATGCTCCTCGGAGTGCTTCGGCAACTCCCCCGAGCCGGCCAGCGAGGACACCCCCTTCAAGCCCCGCAGCCCTTACGCCGTGGCCAAGGCCGCGTCCTACTGGTCCGTGGCCAACTACCGCGAGGCTTACGGGCTCTACGCCTGCTCGGGCATCCTGACCAACCACGAGTCGCCGCTTCGCCCGGCCCGCTTCGTCACCCGCAAGATCGTGTCCACGGCCTGCCGCATCGCGGCCGGATCCGGCGAGCGCCTGAGCCTGGGCAACACCGGCGTGGTGCGCGACTGGGGCTGGGCCGGCGAATACGTTGACGCCATGTGGCGCATGCTCCAGCAAGACGCTCCCGAAGACTTTCTCATCGCCACCGGCAAGAGCTATTCCCTGCAGGATTTCACGGCCCAGGTCTTCGCGGAGCTGGGCCTCGACCATACCGAACACGTGGACGTCAACTCCGGCCTCTACCGGCCTACCGACATACTTGTCAGCCGCGCCGACCCCTCCAAGGCCCGGGAACGCCTCGGCTGGCAGGCCACCATGGCCATGCCCGAGGTGGCCAGGGCCATGGTCAAGGCCGAACGGGAGCAGACGTCCCCGAAGGAGAACCTCGCATGA
- a CDS encoding periplasmic heavy metal sensor → MKSRLSILSLAVVALLAVSSLALAQPYGRGPNAWLAGVPQEKQEQVAKLYGEGRQKLYELESRKWAKQAELNALLASPKPDSSKIEALAKEIGNLSSMVYQERVALQQRIAKETGVNIPLAGGPGMGGGCGGNGYGAAGCPGGSGYGPGGCPMGRGGYGPQGGNQSALPLCCQTPGQTTGQAQ, encoded by the coding sequence ATGAAATCACGTCTTTCGATTCTGTCCCTGGCTGTGGTGGCCCTGCTTGCCGTCTCGTCCCTTGCCCTGGCTCAGCCCTACGGGCGCGGCCCCAACGCCTGGCTGGCCGGTGTGCCCCAGGAGAAGCAGGAGCAGGTGGCCAAGCTCTACGGTGAAGGCCGCCAGAAGCTCTACGAGCTGGAAAGCCGCAAGTGGGCCAAGCAGGCCGAGCTCAATGCCCTTCTGGCCTCCCCCAAGCCCGATTCCTCCAAGATCGAGGCCCTGGCCAAGGAGATCGGCAACTTGAGCTCCATGGTCTACCAGGAGCGCGTGGCCCTGCAGCAGCGCATCGCCAAGGAAACCGGCGTCAACATCCCCCTGGCCGGCGGCCCGGGCATGGGCGGAGGCTGCGGCGGCAACGGCTACGGCGCTGCGGGATGCCCCGGCGGTTCGGGCTACGGCCCCGGCGGCTGCCCCATGGGTCGCGGCGGCTACGGCCCCCAGGGCGGCAACCAGTCCGCGCTGCCCCTGTGCTGCCAGACTCCCGGCCAGACTACCGGCCAGGCCCAATAG
- a CDS encoding DUF2318 domain-containing protein, with translation MREVTFVKRILLPLLLLLALPLAAHAADDTVKIPLKDVSDTAKFYKLDVNGTTVKYFVVKAPDGTVRSALDACDVCFPEKKGYKQQGEFMVCVNCGQKFHVSRVGMVKGGCNPHPLPNKIDGADVVISKDDLAQGLKYFQ, from the coding sequence ATGAGAGAGGTCACTTTCGTGAAACGCATCCTTCTTCCCCTGCTTCTGCTTCTGGCCCTGCCCCTGGCCGCCCATGCGGCCGACGACACCGTCAAGATCCCCCTCAAGGACGTGAGCGACACCGCCAAGTTCTACAAGCTGGACGTGAACGGCACCACCGTGAAGTACTTCGTGGTGAAGGCCCCGGACGGCACCGTGCGTTCGGCCCTGGACGCCTGCGACGTGTGCTTCCCCGAAAAGAAGGGCTACAAGCAGCAGGGCGAATTCATGGTCTGCGTCAACTGCGGCCAGAAGTTCCACGTCTCGCGCGTGGGCATGGTCAAGGGCGGCTGCAACCCGCATCCCCTGCCCAACAAGATCGACGGCGCCGACGTGGTGATCTCCAAGGACGACCTGGCCCAGGGCCTCAAGTACTTCCAATAG
- the gltX gene encoding glutamate--tRNA ligase gives MSIVTRFAPSPTGQLHIGGARTAIFSWLLARQAGGRFLLRIEDTDTVRSQAAYTEGILASMKWLGLDWDDEPIYQTQRFDLYNQYIDRMVEAGSAYWCSCTPEEVEAMRETARASGTKPKYDGRCRERGLGPGPGRVVRLKAPLGGTTLMDDLVHGPVAFENTELDDMILRRSDNTPTYNLAVVVDDATMGVTHVIRGDDHINNTPKQILIYNALGFPLPVFGHVPMILGPDKKKLSKRHGATAVYEYEAEGILPEAMLNCLVRLGWSYGDKEIFSREELIEHFSIKALGKSASVFDREKLLWLNQHYIKECPLDRLAALLTPHLAQRGFTGLDREYLKAFMPLLQPRSRTLLEMADQAAMFVADAPEMDAQAVAKFLTDEVKPHLAALAAIFAAAPVFEQEPLEAAAKAYLDENGLKFKTVAQPLRVALTGRTASPGLFEMMQAMGRDRVLARLGRV, from the coding sequence ATGAGCATCGTCACCCGTTTCGCCCCCAGCCCCACCGGTCAGCTGCACATCGGCGGCGCGCGCACCGCCATCTTCAGCTGGCTGCTGGCCCGCCAGGCCGGAGGCAGATTCCTGCTGCGCATCGAGGACACCGATACCGTCCGCTCCCAGGCCGCCTACACCGAGGGCATCCTGGCCTCCATGAAATGGCTCGGCCTGGACTGGGACGACGAGCCCATCTACCAAACGCAACGCTTCGACCTCTACAACCAGTACATCGATCGCATGGTCGAGGCCGGTTCGGCTTACTGGTGCTCCTGCACGCCCGAAGAGGTGGAAGCCATGCGCGAGACCGCGCGGGCGAGCGGCACCAAGCCCAAGTACGACGGACGCTGCCGCGAACGCGGCCTCGGCCCCGGACCCGGCCGCGTGGTGCGCCTCAAGGCTCCCCTTGGCGGCACCACCCTGATGGACGACCTCGTCCACGGCCCGGTCGCCTTCGAGAACACCGAACTCGACGACATGATCCTGCGCCGCTCCGACAACACCCCCACCTACAACCTGGCCGTCGTGGTGGACGACGCCACCATGGGCGTCACCCACGTCATCCGCGGCGACGACCACATCAACAACACCCCCAAGCAGATCCTCATATACAACGCCCTGGGTTTCCCGCTGCCCGTCTTCGGGCACGTGCCCATGATCCTGGGGCCGGACAAGAAGAAGCTCTCCAAGCGCCACGGCGCAACCGCCGTCTACGAATACGAGGCCGAAGGCATCCTGCCCGAGGCCATGCTCAACTGCCTCGTTCGCCTGGGCTGGTCCTACGGCGACAAGGAGATCTTCTCCCGCGAGGAGCTCATCGAGCACTTCTCCATCAAGGCCCTGGGCAAATCAGCCTCGGTGTTCGACCGCGAGAAGCTCCTTTGGCTCAACCAGCACTATATTAAGGAATGCCCGCTGGACCGCCTGGCCGCGCTCCTTACGCCCCATCTGGCGCAGCGCGGCTTCACCGGCCTTGACCGCGAGTACCTGAAAGCCTTCATGCCCCTGCTCCAGCCGCGCTCGCGCACGCTGTTGGAAATGGCCGACCAGGCCGCCATGTTCGTGGCCGACGCGCCCGAAATGGACGCCCAGGCCGTGGCCAAGTTCCTCACCGATGAGGTCAAGCCGCATCTGGCCGCCCTGGCCGCCATCTTCGCGGCCGCGCCCGTGTTCGAGCAGGAGCCCCTGGAGGCGGCCGCCAAGGCCTACCTCGACGAGAACGGACTCAAGTTCAAAACCGTGGCCCAGCCCCTGCGCGTGGCCCTCACCGGCAGGACCGCCAGCCCGGGATTGTTCGAGATGATGCAGGCCATGGGGCGCGACCGGGTGCTCGCGCGCCTGGGAAGAGTGTAA
- the gmd gene encoding GDP-mannose 4,6-dehydratase → MKKKVALITGITGQDGAYLAEMLLEKGYEVHGIKRRASLFNTNRIDHLYQDPHVTGRRFILHYGDLTDSTNLIRVIQQVQPDELYNLAAQSHVAVSFETPEYTANCDALGTLRILEAIRILGLTGKTKVYQASTSELFGKVREVPQTEKTPFYPRSPYAVAKLYGYWITVNYREAYNMFACNGILFNHESPMRGETFVTRKITRAMARIKLGLQDCLYLGNLNAKRDWGHARDYVEMMWLMLQQDTPDDYVIATGEQYSVRQFVQATAEELGIPLRFEGEGVNEKGYHAETGKCVVAVAPRYFRPTEVETLLGDPTKARQQLGWTPRITFRQMVSEMAQADLRDAERDTLCKNKGFATFDFHE, encoded by the coding sequence ATGAAGAAGAAGGTCGCCCTCATCACCGGCATCACCGGACAGGACGGGGCCTACCTCGCGGAAATGCTCCTGGAGAAGGGCTACGAGGTACACGGCATCAAGCGCCGCGCCTCGCTCTTCAACACCAACCGCATCGACCACCTCTACCAGGATCCGCACGTCACGGGGCGGCGCTTCATCCTGCACTACGGCGATCTGACCGACTCCACCAACCTGATCCGGGTCATCCAGCAGGTGCAGCCGGACGAGTTGTACAACCTGGCCGCCCAGTCCCACGTGGCGGTGTCCTTCGAGACTCCGGAGTATACGGCCAACTGCGACGCGCTGGGCACCCTGCGCATCCTGGAGGCCATCCGTATCCTCGGGCTCACCGGGAAAACAAAGGTCTATCAGGCCTCCACGTCGGAGCTCTTCGGCAAGGTCCGGGAAGTGCCCCAGACCGAGAAGACCCCCTTCTACCCGCGCAGCCCCTACGCTGTGGCAAAGCTCTACGGGTACTGGATCACGGTGAACTACCGCGAGGCCTACAACATGTTCGCCTGCAACGGCATCCTCTTCAACCACGAGTCGCCCATGCGCGGCGAGACCTTCGTCACCCGCAAGATCACCCGGGCCATGGCCCGAATCAAGCTGGGCCTGCAGGACTGCCTCTACCTGGGCAACCTGAACGCCAAGCGCGACTGGGGACACGCCCGCGACTACGTGGAGATGATGTGGCTCATGCTGCAGCAGGACACCCCTGACGATTACGTCATCGCCACGGGCGAGCAGTACAGCGTGCGCCAGTTCGTGCAGGCCACCGCCGAAGAGCTGGGCATCCCCCTGCGCTTCGAGGGCGAAGGCGTCAACGAGAAGGGCTACCACGCCGAGACCGGCAAGTGCGTCGTGGCCGTGGCCCCGCGCTACTTCCGTCCCACCGAGGTTGAGACGCTTCTGGGCGACCCCACCAAGGCCCGCCAGCAGCTGGGTTGGACCCCCCGCATCACCTTCAGGCAGATGGTCTCGGAAATGGCCCAGGCGGACCTGCGCGACGCCGAACGCGATACTCTGTGCAAAAACAAGGGGTTCGCGACGTTCGATTTTCACGAATAA
- a CDS encoding two-component system sensor histidine kinase NtrB — protein sequence MDVSAPRTPRSLLALAALALVLMGAALSAVTWRNLVEQRQLIDQHVQVAARTILRGVESNLIRVMPMLGRMQPEVARERLAEVFRETADSGDVLFLGIYDAEGRQLISSEPKEAQGMLEAPLDSLALADLALTGEWFGSLPMGGTTILGYAARMRPGMAKFCPGSSGGPPGKQPPVYFLVGMSLDEHYAQLRNFRNAALMQTGFVLGTAALLWILLLAYLRRREQGRRLDRLEIFHSKLLDSLPEGLLTVDASGMVSAVNPAAKTILGPDLVGREFSGLPLDIDPGNCPLDCSWRQIELQGRSLEILAAPLERETMVLVRDRTQLRSLERDLEQSRHLAAVGRLAAGVAHEIRNPLSALRGFAQLFAAKLAGKQPEQSYAETMVREADRLGRVVTDLLYLARPRPMEPQPVDLAALSEELGRLLRFDLERTKAGLSFDIQMPSVLADADGLKQALINLMLNSMAAMPEDGGTVTLSSRALDGEVHVSVADNGRGMEEAERARALEPFFTTRKEGSGLGLAIVHKIVRDHGAALEIESEPGRGTVVTMKFKA from the coding sequence ATGGACGTCTCCGCCCCGCGCACCCCCAGGAGCCTCCTGGCCCTGGCCGCCCTGGCCCTGGTGCTCATGGGAGCGGCCCTCTCGGCCGTGACCTGGCGCAACCTCGTGGAGCAGCGCCAGCTCATCGACCAGCACGTGCAGGTGGCGGCGCGAACCATCCTGCGCGGGGTGGAGTCCAACCTCATACGGGTGATGCCCATGCTTGGGCGCATGCAGCCCGAGGTGGCCCGGGAACGCCTTGCGGAAGTCTTCCGCGAGACTGCCGACTCGGGCGACGTGCTGTTCCTCGGAATCTACGACGCCGAGGGACGCCAGCTGATCTCCTCCGAGCCCAAGGAGGCCCAGGGCATGCTCGAGGCGCCGCTGGACTCCTTGGCCCTGGCGGACCTGGCCCTCACAGGCGAGTGGTTCGGATCCCTGCCCATGGGTGGCACCACCATCCTGGGCTACGCCGCCCGCATGCGCCCGGGCATGGCCAAGTTCTGCCCCGGATCAAGCGGCGGGCCGCCCGGCAAGCAGCCCCCGGTGTACTTCCTGGTGGGCATGAGCCTGGACGAGCACTACGCCCAGCTCAGAAACTTCCGCAACGCCGCGCTCATGCAGACCGGCTTCGTGCTGGGCACGGCGGCGCTCCTGTGGATACTGCTGCTGGCCTACTTGCGCCGCCGCGAGCAGGGGCGCAGGCTGGACCGGCTGGAGATATTCCACTCCAAGCTCCTGGATTCGCTGCCCGAAGGGCTTCTCACCGTGGACGCCTCGGGGATGGTCTCCGCCGTGAACCCGGCCGCCAAGACCATCCTCGGCCCTGATCTGGTCGGACGCGAGTTCTCCGGGCTGCCCCTGGACATCGACCCGGGCAACTGCCCGCTGGACTGCTCCTGGCGTCAGATCGAGCTTCAGGGGCGGTCGCTGGAGATACTGGCCGCCCCCCTGGAGCGGGAGACCATGGTCCTGGTGCGCGACCGCACCCAGCTGCGCTCCCTGGAGCGCGACCTGGAACAGTCGCGCCACTTGGCGGCTGTGGGGCGGCTCGCCGCCGGGGTGGCCCACGAGATACGAAATCCCCTGAGCGCCCTGCGGGGGTTTGCCCAGCTTTTCGCCGCCAAGCTCGCGGGCAAGCAGCCCGAACAGTCCTACGCCGAGACCATGGTGCGCGAGGCGGACCGGCTGGGCCGGGTGGTGACGGACCTGCTCTATCTGGCGCGCCCCAGGCCCATGGAGCCGCAGCCCGTGGACCTCGCGGCCCTGTCCGAGGAACTGGGCAGGCTCCTGCGCTTCGACCTGGAGCGGACCAAGGCGGGGCTGTCGTTCGACATCCAGATGCCGTCGGTGCTGGCGGACGCGGATGGGCTCAAGCAGGCGCTCATCAATCTGATGCTCAACTCCATGGCGGCCATGCCGGAGGACGGGGGCACGGTGACGCTGTCCAGCCGGGCGCTGGACGGCGAAGTCCACGTGAGCGTGGCCGACAACGGCCGGGGAATGGAGGAAGCGGAGCGCGCCCGGGCCCTGGAGCCGTTCTTCACCACCCGCAAGGAAGGGTCGGGGCTGGGGCTGGCCATCGTGCACAAGATCGTGCGCGACCACGGGGCCGCGCTCGAAATCGAGAGCGAGCCCGGGCGCGGCACGGTCGTGACCATGAAATTCAAGGCGTGA
- a CDS encoding methyl-accepting chemotaxis protein: MRNCNLAVKLAASFGTIILLFILLGSSALWCNSSIGGRLTELGALRIPSMQGILLMQDNIRKVVEIQRSLMLPGLPPQKREALLAEVESARAKYKQGLDLYEKLEKTPKEAQLWKEFQSELVRARDLNNQFFSLEKDFHQTNGQETYDRMLALTLGDILASNEKLFASLDAMTAQINQSAAQSLAESERDARINKLAALLGMIGGTLLAALLAVVTSRYLARNTTALARYATAVGEGNLDAPLEITARDEFGILADGLRDMVGKLKSMIQQCLLKEADAEREAQNATEAAEQARQAMNRAEARQSEMLEAAHRLERVVEGMSAATSQLSGQVQVVGRGVSTQEARTSETAAAMQQMNTSVLEVAQSASSAASQAANAKTKAEEGRDVVGRAKSAITQVNVVAEMLESGMGRLGDQAGSIGRIMNVISDIADQTNLLALNAAIEAARAGEAGRGFAVVADEVRKLAEKTMAATKEVGDSISSIQDGIHSNIDLVNQAAQAVSTATTEAAESENALHDIVGLVTGTGDQITAIATASQEQSAASEQISRAVEEVSRIASEIAQGMSEATDAMHGLAGESRELTSLIASFRKNDEGIPALN; this comes from the coding sequence ATGAGAAACTGCAACCTTGCCGTAAAACTCGCTGCGTCCTTCGGGACGATCATCCTGTTGTTCATCCTGCTCGGATCGTCTGCGCTGTGGTGCAATAGTTCCATCGGTGGCCGCCTGACGGAACTCGGAGCCTTACGCATTCCCAGCATGCAGGGTATTCTCCTCATGCAGGACAACATACGCAAAGTGGTTGAGATACAGCGATCCCTCATGCTGCCCGGTCTTCCTCCCCAGAAGCGCGAGGCGCTGCTCGCCGAAGTGGAGTCGGCACGGGCCAAATACAAACAGGGCCTGGATCTCTACGAGAAACTCGAGAAGACGCCCAAGGAAGCGCAGCTCTGGAAGGAATTCCAATCCGAGTTGGTCCGGGCCAGGGATCTCAACAACCAGTTCTTCAGCCTCGAAAAGGACTTCCACCAGACCAACGGCCAGGAAACCTATGACCGCATGCTCGCCCTCACCCTGGGCGACATCCTGGCGAGCAACGAAAAACTGTTCGCCAGCCTCGACGCCATGACCGCCCAGATCAACCAGAGCGCCGCACAGTCGCTGGCCGAGAGCGAACGGGACGCGCGCATCAACAAGCTTGCCGCGCTCCTGGGCATGATCGGCGGCACGCTGCTCGCCGCCCTGCTGGCCGTGGTCACGTCGCGCTATCTGGCCCGCAACACCACTGCCTTGGCCAGATACGCCACCGCCGTCGGCGAGGGGAACCTGGACGCGCCCCTGGAAATCACAGCCCGCGACGAATTTGGAATCCTGGCCGACGGATTGCGCGACATGGTGGGCAAGCTCAAATCCATGATCCAGCAATGCCTCCTCAAGGAAGCCGACGCCGAGCGCGAAGCCCAGAACGCCACCGAGGCCGCCGAACAGGCCCGCCAGGCCATGAACCGCGCCGAGGCCAGGCAGAGCGAGATGCTCGAAGCCGCCCACCGCCTCGAACGCGTGGTGGAAGGCATGTCCGCCGCCACCAGCCAGCTCTCCGGCCAGGTGCAGGTGGTGGGACGCGGCGTCTCCACCCAGGAAGCGCGCACCTCCGAGACCGCCGCCGCCATGCAGCAGATGAACACCTCCGTGCTCGAGGTGGCCCAGAGCGCCTCCAGCGCCGCCAGCCAGGCCGCCAACGCCAAAACCAAGGCAGAGGAAGGACGCGACGTGGTGGGACGGGCCAAAAGCGCCATCACCCAGGTGAACGTCGTTGCCGAAATGCTGGAATCCGGCATGGGACGGCTCGGCGATCAGGCCGGGTCCATCGGCCGGATCATGAACGTCATCTCCGACATTGCCGACCAGACCAACCTGCTGGCCCTCAACGCCGCCATCGAGGCCGCCCGCGCGGGCGAAGCCGGGCGTGGCTTCGCCGTGGTTGCCGACGAGGTGCGCAAGCTCGCCGAAAAAACCATGGCCGCCACAAAGGAAGTGGGCGATTCCATCTCCAGCATCCAGGACGGCATACACTCCAACATCGATCTGGTGAACCAGGCCGCCCAGGCGGTCTCTACCGCCACCACCGAAGCGGCCGAATCCGAAAACGCCCTGCACGACATCGTCGGACTGGTCACCGGCACCGGAGACCAGATCACCGCCATCGCCACCGCCTCGCAGGAACAATCCGCCGCCAGCGAGCAGATCAGCCGGGCAGTTGAAGAAGTGAGCCGAATCGCCTCCGAGATCGCCCAGGGCATGAGCGAAGCCACGGACGCGATGCATGGTCTGGCTGGCGAGTCGCGCGAACTGACCTCGCTTATCGCCTCTTTCCGCAAGAACGACGAAGGGATACCGGCGCTGAATTAG
- a CDS encoding sigma-54-dependent transcriptional regulator encodes MKSLLVIDDEPGHRLMVRAVMEDAGWSVSEAASGEEGLKRLRGCRSSDCPSVVLLDMKMSGMDGVKTLAGIREILPQLPVVMLTAYGTVGSAVEAMKRGAFDYLTKPADNEELKAVLNRAHEYGRLVSENRELKRRVGEADAASKLIGTSPAMRQVRELASQVGPAEATVLILGESGTGKELVAELVHAMSPRRDKPLVKVNCAALPGDLLESELFGYVKGAFTGAIKDKPGRFQLAHGGTLFLDEVGELPLGLQAKLLRALQERVVEPLGSVKPVATDVRILAATNRDLRTEAAKGAFREDLYFRLGVLEIKIPALRERIEDLPELAAHLLAKLGARNKKTVRAVSPAYLDILSRYPWPGNVRELENVLERSVILSRSDTLTPETLPPHLTREASAPVRGAAEPQDAPVSFEDAERLAIVSALEANEGHRERTAEALGVSRRTLQYKLKKLGLAKR; translated from the coding sequence ATGAAATCTCTTCTCGTGATCGACGACGAACCCGGCCACCGCCTGATGGTGCGGGCCGTGATGGAGGACGCCGGCTGGTCCGTGTCCGAGGCCGCCTCGGGCGAGGAGGGCCTCAAGCGCTTGCGGGGCTGCCGAAGTTCGGACTGCCCCTCCGTGGTGCTTCTGGACATGAAGATGTCCGGCATGGACGGCGTGAAGACCCTGGCGGGCATCAGGGAAATCCTGCCGCAACTGCCGGTGGTCATGCTCACCGCTTACGGCACCGTGGGCTCGGCCGTGGAGGCCATGAAGCGCGGAGCCTTCGATTACCTGACCAAGCCCGCCGACAACGAGGAGCTCAAGGCCGTCCTGAACAGGGCCCACGAATACGGCCGCCTGGTTTCCGAGAACCGCGAGCTCAAGCGCAGGGTGGGCGAGGCCGACGCGGCCTCCAAGCTCATCGGGACAAGCCCGGCCATGCGCCAGGTGCGCGAGCTGGCGAGCCAGGTGGGCCCGGCAGAGGCCACGGTGCTGATCCTGGGCGAATCGGGCACCGGCAAGGAACTGGTGGCCGAGCTGGTGCACGCCATGAGCCCCAGGCGCGACAAGCCCCTGGTGAAGGTCAACTGCGCGGCGCTGCCGGGCGATCTCCTGGAGAGCGAACTCTTCGGCTACGTGAAGGGTGCGTTCACCGGGGCCATCAAGGACAAGCCCGGCCGATTCCAGCTGGCCCACGGCGGCACGCTTTTCCTGGACGAGGTGGGCGAGCTTCCGTTGGGCCTTCAGGCCAAGCTCCTGCGCGCCCTGCAGGAGCGCGTGGTGGAGCCCTTGGGATCGGTCAAGCCCGTGGCCACGGACGTGCGCATCCTGGCGGCCACCAACCGGGACCTGCGCACAGAGGCGGCCAAGGGAGCCTTCCGCGAGGACCTCTATTTCCGCCTGGGGGTGCTCGAGATCAAGATTCCGGCGCTGCGCGAGCGCATCGAAGACCTGCCGGAACTGGCGGCGCACTTGCTGGCCAAGCTGGGGGCGCGCAACAAGAAGACCGTGCGCGCCGTGAGCCCGGCCTATCTGGACATCCTGTCCCGGTATCCCTGGCCGGGCAACGTGCGAGAACTCGAGAACGTGCTGGAACGCTCGGTTATCCTGTCGCGCTCGGACACCCTGACCCCGGAGACCCTGCCGCCCCACCTGACGCGCGAGGCGTCCGCGCCCGTCCGGGGAGCGGCCGAGCCCCAGGACGCCCCGGTGAGCTTCGAGGACGCCGAGCGCCTGGCCATCGTTTCGGCCCTGGAGGCCAACGAGGGGCACCGGGAGCGCACGGCCGAGGCCCTGGGGGTCAGCCGCCGGACCCTGCAATACAAGCTCAAGAAGCTGGGGTTGGCCAAGCGATGA
- a CDS encoding Hpt domain-containing protein, with amino-acid sequence MLEGVPDVLRPLLPEVYEALREILSQACGAVEAGDAAGARAAAHQLKGAAMRFSLEALAQKASQAEECAGSGDLSWTGAALREFTALLSLLERTGP; translated from the coding sequence ATGCTCGAGGGAGTCCCGGATGTGCTGCGCCCGCTGCTGCCCGAGGTGTACGAGGCGCTGCGGGAGATCCTTTCCCAGGCGTGCGGGGCGGTTGAAGCGGGCGACGCGGCCGGGGCGCGCGCGGCGGCGCACCAGCTCAAAGGCGCGGCCATGCGTTTCAGCCTCGAGGCGCTGGCTCAGAAGGCATCCCAGGCCGAGGAATGCGCCGGGTCGGGCGATCTGTCCTGGACTGGAGCGGCCCTGCGGGAATTCACGGCCCTTCTTTCGCTGCTTGAACGCACGGGGCCGTGA
- a CDS encoding PEP-CTERM sorting domain-containing protein, whose product MGRLFIALFALGIIGCVCIVSAGNRFASLSETDETVLADDSIPGEPLSRTPLSNLAGRAAPTGIIRNVAAASAYMQTFGPEFSSEAFFFNALDAPMDLMASQVWQQAYTPGSRGGIFSQISDSLGTSSHSQQWHGGRPFQGSDPGTGGYLPVSGNFSGSSDSGSSSGGSGGSGSDNGNSTSYASQLERYLRSAALTTPTTDTTPPLTDTPARSGGASSDVPQTYASSPSSNAKAPLAFLTEADPPNNPDHPVTDIPVATPEPGTMILAGLGLFGLGAARRRKGARS is encoded by the coding sequence ATGGGCCGTCTCTTCATAGCACTCTTCGCACTCGGCATCATCGGCTGCGTCTGTATCGTCAGCGCGGGCAACAGATTTGCGTCCCTGTCCGAAACCGACGAAACGGTCCTGGCGGACGACTCGATTCCCGGCGAGCCCCTATCCAGGACACCTCTGAGCAATCTCGCGGGCCGGGCCGCCCCCACCGGGATCATCCGGAATGTGGCCGCGGCATCCGCCTACATGCAGACTTTCGGACCGGAATTCTCCTCCGAGGCGTTCTTCTTCAACGCCCTGGACGCACCGATGGACCTGATGGCTTCCCAGGTGTGGCAGCAAGCGTACACTCCCGGCTCCCGCGGCGGAATCTTTTCGCAAATCTCGGACAGCCTGGGCACCTCCTCCCACTCCCAACAGTGGCACGGGGGACGCCCCTTCCAGGGCTCCGATCCGGGAACTGGAGGCTACCTGCCCGTGTCCGGCAATTTTTCCGGCTCCTCGGACAGTGGGTCGAGCAGTGGCGGTAGCGGGGGAAGCGGAAGCGACAACGGGAACAGCACGTCCTACGCCAGCCAGCTCGAGCGCTACCTGCGTTCAGCGGCTCTCACGACGCCCACGACGGACACGACTCCCCCCCTGACGGACACCCCGGCGCGCTCCGGGGGCGCCTCCTCCGACGTGCCGCAGACTTACGCGAGTTCGCCCTCGTCCAACGCCAAAGCGCCCCTGGCCTTTCTGACCGAGGCTGACCCGCCCAATAACCCGGACCATCCGGTCACCGACATTCCCGTGGCCACTCCGGAGCCGGGAACCATGATCCTCGCGGGACTCGGCCTTTTCGGACTGGGTGCGGCCAGACGCCGCAAGGGCGCGCGGAGCTGA